In Paenibacillus sp. BIC5C1, a genomic segment contains:
- a CDS encoding amino acid ABC transporter ATP-binding/permease protein — MKAGYEQTEAARSRSKKNSWITPYVAQYRWRLVAVIALGICATLCAVLLLFTSGFLISKSALRPENILMVYVPIVGVRAFGIFRAVFRYVERLAGHDAVLRVLADQRVKLYRILEPQALFLRSRMQTGDVLGALAEDVERLQDIYLRTVFPAVTALMMYGGAVVAFGSVDLGFALWMGLYMLFLVAVLPAISLRVTWKLRVRLKRENAKLYTRLTDGVLGLGDWIASGRAEEFVRGQEEAEVQADRLRLRLRQWTRWRDLVAQCVIGLMVVSVTLWAGNAASSGQLPAVMIAAFVLVLFPLTEALLPIGDAVEHIPQYRESLTRLQHLEGEEHRPEQSGTEEANAAAGAKEDWTSGVSSSKPVAGPHGQLMGPLELTERVSDRRIRLRIPPRLRADIQIKQVSYRYTPDAPCAVQEVTLHLPQGKRLAILGRSGGGKSTLLKLIQGALLPSAGNILINDLPVQTMGENITDVIAVLNQSPHLFDTTVANNLRIGRPHATDEEIQRVAAQVGLSDLIESLPQGYHTPMLETGLRFSGGERQRIALARVLLRETPVVILDEPTVGLDPVTERALIRTIMDSMQGKTMIWVTHHLMGAERMDEIIFMENGQITMQGSHEQLLIREERYRRLVELDRPGWADGQKPAVPLPPAASR, encoded by the coding sequence ATGAAAGCCGGATATGAGCAGACAGAAGCAGCCCGGAGCAGGAGCAAAAAGAATAGCTGGATCACTCCGTACGTGGCACAGTACCGCTGGAGACTCGTGGCAGTCATTGCGCTGGGGATATGTGCTACATTATGTGCTGTGCTGCTGCTCTTCACCTCCGGGTTTCTGATCTCCAAGTCGGCGCTCCGTCCTGAAAATATTTTGATGGTATATGTACCTATCGTAGGTGTTCGTGCATTTGGAATTTTCCGTGCCGTATTCCGGTATGTCGAACGACTGGCCGGACATGATGCCGTTCTGCGTGTGCTTGCGGATCAGCGTGTGAAGCTATACCGGATTTTGGAGCCGCAGGCATTGTTCCTGCGCTCTCGCATGCAGACAGGAGACGTACTTGGTGCTCTTGCAGAGGACGTAGAACGACTGCAGGATATTTACCTGCGTACGGTATTTCCGGCGGTTACGGCGCTCATGATGTACGGTGGAGCTGTTGTGGCCTTTGGCAGCGTTGATCTGGGTTTTGCACTGTGGATGGGGTTGTACATGTTGTTTCTGGTTGCCGTGCTGCCTGCCATTTCCCTCCGTGTGACGTGGAAGTTGCGGGTGCGGCTGAAGCGGGAGAATGCCAAGTTGTACACTCGTCTGACCGATGGTGTGCTTGGCCTCGGGGATTGGATAGCGAGTGGACGAGCTGAAGAATTTGTGCGTGGGCAGGAAGAGGCAGAAGTACAGGCGGATCGTTTACGACTCCGCTTGCGGCAATGGACGCGCTGGCGTGATCTGGTTGCCCAATGTGTGATCGGACTAATGGTGGTATCCGTGACCTTATGGGCGGGAAATGCGGCTTCTTCGGGACAGCTGCCTGCGGTCATGATTGCTGCATTTGTGCTTGTGTTGTTTCCGCTCACGGAAGCACTGCTGCCCATAGGAGATGCCGTGGAGCATATCCCGCAGTATCGGGAATCGCTGACGCGATTGCAGCACTTGGAAGGTGAAGAACATAGACCGGAACAGTCTGGAACTGAAGAAGCGAATGCAGCAGCCGGAGCCAAAGAGGATTGGACCTCTGGAGTATCAAGCAGCAAACCGGTAGCTGGACCGCATGGACAACTGATGGGTCCCCTGGAGCTTACGGAAAGAGTTTCGGATCGACGTATCCGTCTGCGCATTCCACCCAGACTGCGAGCCGATATTCAGATTAAACAGGTGAGTTATCGTTATACGCCAGATGCTCCTTGTGCGGTGCAGGAGGTAACCCTTCATCTACCTCAAGGTAAACGCTTGGCTATTCTCGGTCGCAGTGGCGGTGGGAAATCAACCCTTTTGAAGCTCATTCAGGGAGCGTTGCTCCCTTCCGCCGGGAACATATTGATCAATGACCTTCCGGTACAAACGATGGGTGAAAATATAACGGATGTCATAGCGGTGCTGAACCAAAGTCCACATCTATTTGATACAACGGTAGCCAACAATCTGCGGATCGGCCGTCCGCATGCAACAGATGAAGAAATCCAGCGAGTGGCTGCGCAAGTAGGTTTATCCGATCTCATTGAATCTTTGCCGCAGGGTTATCACACCCCGATGCTGGAGACCGGACTTCGTTTCTCTGGTGGAGAGAGACAGCGGATTGCACTGGCCCGGGTACTTCTTCGCGAAACACCTGTCGTTATTCTCGATGAACCGACGGTAGGACTTGATCCTGTGACGGAACGAGCCCTCATACGGACGATTATGGACAGCATGCAGGGTAAAACGATGATCTGGGTCACCCATCACCTGATGGGAGCGGAACGGATGGATGAAATTATTTTTATGGAAAATGGACAGATTACCATGCAGGGTTCTCACGAACAATTGCTGATCCGGGAAGAGCGTTATCGCCGTCTCGTTGAACTTGATCGACCGGGGTGGGCAGATGGGCAGAAACCTGCAGTTCCGCTACCGCCTGCAGCTTCCAGATAA